Genomic DNA from Bemisia tabaci chromosome 2, PGI_BMITA_v3:
CTCTCCAACAACGGCCTTAAGAGAGATGACCGGTTTCCCTTTTTGATGTACAGGTGTGGGTGGGGATTGGCCATCCCATTTTCCAAGCTGAGGAATGGTTTGCAAATATAGTAATGCTTTAAGTCCAGTGATGTAGTCGTCAATCACTGTGAAGTCTTGATTCTGAACAGAACTGCAAATCTGGTGATTACAAAGATAACAAGATTAAAAACAACACTGAAACACTGCAAAACAAGTGAATTGTGTCAGGCCAAAATGACTTCAATTCTGGAACTTCAACTGTGAAGTGACAAAGATCTTTCAgcttgatgaattttggtgGATTTTAGACTTGCATGAAAAATTATCATCCCCTATctctgctcccccccccctcccccccaaaaaaggtTCCATTTTTCGAAATTGATCGCATACATGAATCCATGAAAACGATCAACAAAACGAGACAGACTGAAAAGTTGTTGAGTTGATAAGCAAAGTTACCTGCAGCACAGTTGCGCCTGCATGGAGGAACTGCAATCCAACATCAGCTGAGTCAATACCTCCAATTCCAAGAATTGGGAAACCAGGAAGGGCCCTTGCGATTGCAGACACTGCTCTCAAACCCATTGGTCGAGTGGCATTGCCTGAAACTCCACCGTAAGTGGTCAACATTTTTTTGCCGACAGCCGGCCACGGAGTTCCATCACCTTTCAAACTCATCAGTCCTGAAACTGTATTGATTGCAGACACGCCTGATGCTTTACCTATGGATTGAAATAATGAtacaattatttaattattaagaCATTACAAAGCCCTGCACCGTGTTTTCTTCTTGGGCAAGGAATTACGGCATTCATCTCATCTCCAAAAACTAACATTCAATTATACGCAAAAAACTGAACCTTGCCATAAGAATCAATTACAGAGGACACAACAAATAAGTTAGCAAGTGTTTCACCAAGACCTGATTTTTTCAAACACTACTCTAACAACTTGTTGCTTGATAGTATTTAAATTAGACTGTTTACTTTCTTTGAATAATTAGTCAGACTGATTTACCAAtttgattctaaattttgaaaattgttttttaaagcaaaaacaAGAAAGAACAAGAATTGGTCAtacaaatactttaaaaaaggaTCAATAGCttccaaaaagtaaaattactttttaaagTTATGTTTGGTTGTAGTTTTTAAAAGGCAAGGCATCCTAAATATTCAGCGTTTAAGTGACTCTATGGGAAAtatgatttgattttgatttgcaaaaacagagaaaatagGAAGAACAAACCTTCATAGGCTGCTTTGGCGATCGTTACAATTTCTGTGATGTTCGGAgttaatttaacaaaaaatggaATGGAGACCGCTTCACGAACCCATATTGAAATATTACGGACTAGCTCTGGATCctagaaagagaagaaaaacttTGTAACTTAAACACTTTGGCCAGTGCTGTTTCCTGAATTTGTCCGGTTTTCTACTCATTTGGCCACTCACCTATCGGTGGCTAGCTATTAAAAAGAGGGGATagcatttttctaattttttaggcAAACATATTATTTATTTGCTGTATcaataaatagataaaattaatataaacacaaaaaaatgccaaaatttttttagtgtcctgactcaaattttttcttacaaagTTGTTTGTGACCTTGAGTCTTTTTACTCACATGATGATTCCAGATTTACGACTTCCTAGGTTACTATCCCATTTAATGATCTGATTATTATTTTCGATTCCTTTCAGTTTTGTGATATACACCATACCATCTTGCTCCAATAAAAAGGTGCTTAAAATAATGACGGATACCTAACCATTAAAGACAATTATTAAATTACACAGGAATTACTCCTGATTTCCAGAAAGTCACATACAGACTGGGGAGGTTTCAAAAGAAGGTCAGCGAGTACCAAGCTTTCCctctattattattttctcattGACCTTGAGAAATACTTTGACAAAGTTGAGTagaataaaaagtaaatttacCTGTCCACAAGCGAGACCCATTCCAGATTCACCCATACCATGAGGACATGACAGATTCAATTCCAGAGCATCTGCGCCGGCAGCCTCAGCTTTTTGAGCGAGTTCTGTCCAATCAGCTTTGTTGAAAGTGCACATTATACTTGCAATCAAAATCTAATTGGGCAGAAAGATAGGATGAGTGTCTTGCTTCATAACATGAGACATTCACACCTTGTAAGGTCAGTGCATGCACAATTTTCTTCATATCATGAGGGCTTATAATGATGGGTTCGACTTGAATGCAATTACAAGACTGTTTGCTTTTAGGCTAAAAATTGTCATTCATTTTCGCTGCCTTATCTCAGTATCAAAATAAGCTACACCATTGCCCAACAGAGCATTCTGTAATTTCATGATTTACAGTAATGTCATTTCGATGCCAAcagcaaaattttttgaaaaaaacttttaaattttaaaaagacaaatattgaaaaaactATTAGAACATACCAAGGAAGAAACCATTTCTAGATATCACAtggtttaagtaaaaaaaagtttttcaacaCTTGAAATGCtggaagaaagttttcaaaaacttctaaaaatagtttaaaaaattagttttttcaatagactttccacaaaaattttaCCAGATGATACGGCAAAAGATAGGAATGTTTTCATaagcaaaaaagagaaaaggtgTGCTCCGTTTACCAAATTGGACAGAAAAACCTTGTTCAAAACCTTGCCACAGCACACTTGCATTAACAAGACTTAAAAGTTTTCAAACAAAAGAGTTTTTACGACCATTCACAACCCTTCCATTTAGTATAAGTgtaaaatattcagaagttcaataataaatataaaaattagaCTCAAAATTAGCTGGTATTGACACTTAAATTAGAAcaaatttcttacttcaaagcaatcaaaaaaaacaaaaaaaaaaaaaaaaaaaaaaaaaacaacaaaaaaagtaCAGAATCCTTTACTATGAGCTGATAAACTTACTTTTGAGGGAAAATCTGCCTTCAATTCTTTGATGCTTTTGCACCAATAAGCTtctgttttttctgaaatcagtTCAATATTCAAGAATGATCCTTGCTCTGGTCCGTATAAATGTCTCGATGTCGATCCCTTAACGATTCTAGGCGAGACATTGGTGACAAGATCCTGGGAAAATGCCATAAAAATTATGATAAGAAAATTCGTAATATGATGGCTagtccaaaaaaataaattggtagatcggcaaattttttttaagaataagtGCCTCTTTTCTTATTTACTGACTGGTCTTGCCAGTCAGATAGTCTGGCAAGACCGTGTGCCCTTTCCTCTTCGCGGGGAAAAACTGAAGATgggatttcaagaaaaaaggggggaaaaagtgaaaaaataaatagaaaaggAATCAAATGAGTGGAAATCAAATATAGAAGAATTCAAAATGGCAATGCAGATGACTAATCCTCAGGACTTCTGATCATTGCATTTAGAGACCTGCGATTTACTGCAGATGTTTGACTTCAAACACaatatttcaaagaaatctAACACAGCGCTCACaattttaagaatgaaaaaaactcCATCCTTTTGATGCACTATGCTAAGATTTCTTGGAACTGAAGAGGAGAAAATACTTTTCATTTACCTTGACAAGAGAGAAGGTTTTGGTGACAACAAAGCCCCAGCCTGCTTCAAAGGCTCTCCTGATCATGGCACCTGAAGTGGTTGGTGGGGCAGATGCAAGTCCAAAAGGGTTTTCAAATTTAAGTCCACACATTTCTACAGAGATATCAACATCATCAATTGGGGTGTAAAATTTGGGTAACTTGGGCTCATCCTCGACAATGCCTCCATTTGTTTCCTGGAATATTAAAAGTTGCTGGTAAAGTTGCAATTtgcttaaagaaaaaaaaagtattgagGACAAACTAATCTACCCCTCACATTTACTTCCATGATGGACCTGCAGGAAGTGATTTTATCATCTTGCAGAGCAATGAACACTTGTTGCAGGAAGTACTGGTCTCCTTGACCGCTTAGGGTCCATGATAGATTCTTATAATACAGAAAAACGCTCTTGTCAAACATCAATCCTAAAAGGACTGATGCTAGGCCTGGCACAATCAGAGGGGTAGTGCACCATGCAAAGGCATCTAAACTCAGCTTTGTAAAATTGATTCTTGCCTTCAATACTAAGATTTTACTCTCAAATATTCCTCATTTGGTAAGTTTAATATCTAGTCTCTATCACAGTGTGTAATGATAATCGGTGGTATATATACTCATAAGGCATGTATAACATTTTTAAGCTTCAGCGATTAACTACCAGAGCACAATACTTGTGTGCTTGATCAAAAGTACGAGTGTTCATCAAGAAGTTTCAACTCCTGGAAAAATAACAACGGCTGAGGTTGATATTCCCATTTGAGATCTTACGTATCTCTGCTCATGCTTTACTTTTCTTAAGGTAAACAAACAGTTCTTCTAAAGCGATTTGATGGAGatttgcatttttcaactttagccaTCAGTGCGATATGTATATTCCAAAAATGTTgtgaatgcaatttttttgattGACATTTACAGATGTTAAAcaagtttttaaacatttttaaaataacctgAAGTGTTAGAGAGAAGTTGCGTAGACaagaaggaggagggggagggggttccaGGGGGTCTACACCCCCTTAGCCTCATTAATTGTACCTTCTTTTTgcttttggagggcagacataaaatattatcaggggcgtacacaaaataatgaaaatggacccccctccccttaaaGAATTCCTGGCTACGCCACTGTTTGAAAGGATTCGAATACTATTTTTAACATGGTTTCTCCAACTGGGTACAGCCAACTCAGCAGTGAACATGTAAAGAGAGGATAAAATAAAGTCTTTATCACTCACTTGGATGAACTTATGAATGTGCCACGCTGCAGTTTTTCCATCATTCACAGATTCTACGGTTGTCTCTGAGTAATTTGCAACATCACCCCCACAGAAAATACCTCGTTCACTTGACTCCAAAGTATCCGGATTCACAATAGGAAAACCTTGCTTATTGAGTTTTATTGGCTGCAGTGCTTCCATCactgagaggaaagaaaaataagacattaaTACAGATGTAGAAATAGAGAAACCAATTGCCGCACATGCTAAAAAAGGGTTGTTAtgcttcaaatgaaaaataagaaatgaatatATCTAgatagtccaggcaaacaaggaaaagagcctgcaaaaatcccgggtagcaatgttttcatcgattcctacgtagtttttgacgctgaatccgaatttcaactttgcgccattttattcggaccggaaagttgccaaatttggcaaaaatggcctaaaatcggcattttttgcggattatggcctgtaactcgccaaaaattgatctgacgacaaaattaattaatgttcagaaataaagctcgtttaatttcctataaaaaagtttctatacatttttgcctaggggcaaaattaagcgcgctggcgggcgccaaactttgataaatgagcgaaaattgcgtttttttgcggattatggcctgtaactcgctaaaaattgatctgaagacaaaattagttgtttcggaaataaagctcgttaaatttcctataaaaaggtttcatacattttttgcctacgggcaaaattaagcgcgctggcgggcgccgaactttgaaaaatgagcgaacaTTGCGGGGTTTTTTGGCGGTTTTTGCTGTATGTCTCCTTTTTTACCCGTCTgcagagtaatttctggacaaattaagtgaagataataaaattcaCACTGAGTTCCAtgaatcgatgtgaaaaataAGCAGCCCAAcacattgcagtgttgccaaaattacctaaaattgtTCGTTGGCGGTTTTGGACCATTAATTGCCTTATTATCCGTCTATTTGTTTAGTCTCCATTTTGTAAAGCGGGGATAATGAATCGCAATCGGCGAAAAGGAGGATGAAATAATTctttgtcacaatttttttcatcagaatgaaGGTGGAAACACTTCAGAGGGTCGTGCGTCCACTAAAGTGCTCTATCGTGACACTTGTAGTACAGTTGCTGGATGGATGATCTTGAGCTTCTCCTAAAGCTTAGACGGTCTACTTTCATAAAATAatagttttgtaatttttcgtgCGTTCCCTTCAACGCTGcggctcaaaatgtaaaaaaattgaaattttgagctacggcaacgtggcaacaatggatgaaaatttcaaaatggaccgATTTCATGAATACCAGCTAAAATCtgataattttctctaaattttgagaccaatacCATCtctctacgacaaaccgttcacgagatatgctcgtttaaagttttaactttaACACTCTTCCCCTCCCGCCATAATtatccaaattcaaaaatcgtcaGTGTTTTGGACTTGAGAAGTAGTTCTCTATCAAccctgaaaatattacgaagatTTGGCTGGTGTTGGAAatggccgattttgaataaggtCCTTTTCTTGGCCGCTTTTTATGATTGAGTGACTGAATGTTTGTGAATGTACGCGTGCACGTCCTTATTTGTGAGgcaataataattaaaacataCTTACCATTTTTGAGATgagtaatttttaagaatttaagtTTCGTGAAAAACTTGGTCTCAGGTTGTGGCGACACCGCGCAAAAATAAAACGCGCCATGTACTGGACCTCTTGGGTGGCGTGGGAGCAAGTACTAAtaattatatttatatattcTGCCTTAATATGTACGTtacttttatataaaatgaagttaatcgATTTTATATTAATTGCCAAACTAATTTCATACTTTGCATTGTTCGATCTATGCCATTTTCAAGGAGCTCGATGTCCTGGCGCAACTTCACTACAAGTGTCACGATAGAGCACTTTAGTGGACGCACGACCCTCTGAAGTGTTTCCACctcattctgatgaaaaaaattgtgacaaagAATTATTTCATCCTCCTTTTCGCCGATTTCGATTCATTATCCCCGCTTTACAAAATGGAGACTAAACAAATAGACGGATAATAAGGCAATTAATGGTCCAAAACCGCCAACGAacaattttaggtaattttggcaacactgcaatgtgTTGGGCTGCTtatttttcacatcgattcaTGGAACTCAGTGtgaattttattatcttcacttaatttgtccagaaattactctgcAGACGGGTAAAAAAGGAGACATACAGCAAAAACCGCCAAAAAACCCCGCAAtgttcgctcatttttcaaagttcggcgcccgccagcgcgcttaattttgcccgtaggcaaaaaatgtatgaaacctttttataggaaatttaacgagctttatttccgaaacaactaattttgtcttcagatcaatttttagcgagttacaggccataatccgcaaaaaaacgcaattttcgctcatttttcaaagtttggcgcccgccagcgcgcttaattttgcccctaggcaaaaatgtatagaaacttttttataggaaattaaACGAGCttgatttctgaaaataactaattttgtcgtcagatcaatttttggcgagttacaggccataatccgcaaaaaatgccgattttaggccatttttgccaaatttggcaactttccggtccgaataaaatggcgcaaagttgaaattcggattcagcgtcaaaaactacataggaatcgatgaaaacattgctacccgggatttttgcaggctatagcccctttcatggcttatttgcctggactaagagcaaaaattgaaaatttatcaatttatgATATTCATGAAAcactcaatttttcttcaaactttgttTGCCGGAGAAAATGCATTTATTACATTTACTGTCCTCATCACCTTGAATCCTAATCATTTGGGTCTATGTGTCATAACTCTGCATGCTGCCAGAATGAGGTTCAACAAGCAAGGAGAGTGCGTTCCCTAGTCTGCCAGGTTGGTATTGTGTTTGAAACTTATGGAAACCAACATTCATTGTGAAAAATCTCTTCTATGTGTTCTGCAGAAATTACCCataccaaaaaatcaaaaattttaggaaaaatttaaCTGCTATGCCTCATTTAAACTTCCAGAATCTCTAACGACATCAACGTGCCAGAGTCATTTTTGTGCAAGTTTTCAAGATTTGAGGAACTGCTTTTGGTGTGTTTCTAAGATTCAAGGAGTCTGTTTTTCATTGACTCCTAGTTGgcaaaattaaagattttcagGTGTATTGTGCTACGGTATGGGTTTggctttcagaaaaaaatactggAACTTTGTATATTACCAAATTCTCTCGTTTGCAACTGAAAAATACTGAATCTTGGTTATAAAATAAGGGGAAAATGAGTACCTTTTGTATCATTTAAAGTAGATCCAAAAGCAGAAATTATGAAATTCGCCTTAAGTTTGATCACTGTTTCCTTGTCTTCAATCCACTTCCCATCTTCAGTTTCTTCTGTTCGATAAAAACTCATACCAACAATTTTATTGTCCTTGATAATGACATCCTTTGGAGAATGGAACGGAATGAACTcacatttttcagcttttgcAGCTTCAAcctaaaataaaaaacgaatgtTGTTGCGATTGGCAAACATGCCTTTGTAACAATTGACAGGATGTAATTATTGATGTAACAAGCTTGTAATTATAGAAAATTGGACCATAAAGTTGGCTCAAAGCAACAGAAGTTTCAGTGATTGAATTTGCTGTAATCTAATTTTAAATACTAGAGGGTAATGGAATTGAGCTAACTCAATAAgctcagaaattaaaaaatgtagcGCAAGAAAACTTCTGCTAAACTGCCTAAAGGGATTTGAAGTGAACCTACATACAGTCAAAGGACAACCtaacatttttctctcttaaaaatattttaataggGCTAATATTAGTTTGTTCAACCCTATGCATTACTCAAGTTGCTGAACTACTTTGGCGAAATTAACCTTACAGTCAATCAGACTTTGATGTTGTCTCCAgattaaaaaaaagatttctcATTCAAAGCTTTTAAAGGgatttaaaaaatgtacgatcaaaaaatgaaaatggtttTGAGAGATAGCTTACTTCTTCTGGAACAGCACGAATGTTACCAAAGCCTTTGCGGAAAACAACGAAGACTTTCCTTGCACCACACCTTAAGGCTGACGTTGCACAATCAAATGCTGTGTCTCCGGCCCCCAAGACAATAACACTTCCTGAAAGGGTTGGCAATACTGATCTGCATGAGCAAACACCTGCAACCCATTGATTCATCAAATTAGTTATGAACTTTGGAAGAGGGTGTGTTCAATTTTACCTCACCTAaccaaaatcaattttattacGGGGATCCGTTCACAGTTTTTACTTAACtcagtttccaaaaaaaagtacaaCCAAAAAATCCATCTGTGCAAAACATGAGAGTGAACAACAGCTTTCTGCTACCTAAATTTTATTTGTTACTGCACATTCTCCCATTACTTGCTTCCATTGTGTAATAATCTACTTGAGCTGTTCATCATATGCATAGCActatattttggttttttcacgcCTTCCCCTTGTAACTCTTTGGTGATGTAGGTTCCTATGCTAGCTGTCACAAGTGTAAACATAATGCTGTAACGCTCTCTTCAACGCTCTCTCCTCTCTAGAACATTATGTGTTCTATCGATCTCCACTAACATGGATTTCCATTATTGCTGGtaatatttatgtaattacaaGAGCTGGAAAGAATACATTATCTCTCTTGGCTTCACAATTACCTTAGATGAattcatctttaaaaatttacaaccCGAAAGGGCCATGCAAATCATTTCATTATGACATCAAGAAGAACAGAATAAAGAATACCTGGTTTACTTGCTCTGGAAACCTTGGGCAGAAAACTTTTGGAGGTAAAAAATCCCATTTCTTCCGTGAGATCTTTAAAGATTGGTATGAGATTGGCTTGGGGTTTTCCAATGCCGATGAAAAGTGCACTGTATCCATCTGCCTTTAATTTCTGGAAACAGACAGAAACTGGAAGCTGACAATATTGCAATGAGGTACCACAGTGACTTGAGATATTGTGTTGACCTTGATTTCATTGAACGTCGATAGAAAGTAAAAGGTTCACACTTTGCAGTCTGACAGCAAGGCAATCAGTCAGATTGGAAAGTCATCCAGTCAGGAAAACACTTAACTAAGAACTTATGGACAAGAAACAATAAGTTgaagaaaatgagcaaatttcaAATGCCGATCATGCGTTTGAAAAATGGGTACATAATTAATTGATGGCTAAGTAAAAAATTCACACCTGATTGCAAAGTTAAAAATATCCactcagattttatttttctaggaaaaaaggaatgaacagattttttttaaaaaaatttctgtaaatttttttcatgctctaaATAGTACTGGCGAAAAAATTCACGGAGATATTtcggctcattttttttttcaaacagtttAAATGAATTCAgggattcttttgaaattatggGGATACGCGTTTTTCCAACTTTAGCCATTGTGATATGTTCTCTTTCAACCATGGTCACAGGAATTACTTTCAAATCATAAATGAGACCGAGAGTTGCGAATATTTCACATTTCTTTTATACCTATGTCACCTTTTTTAAGACTTTGCTTAGACTTCACAGATTCAAAAATGGAGATTTGCGTACAACATAAATACCTGAACTGTTAAATCGTCTGTTGACAGACTTCTTCCGGTCTCAATTTTCACTCCCAAATCTTGCATTAGAGCAATCTCAAAACTAACAACGTTATACGGCAAACGATACTGAGGTATTTCTGTTGAGCTAAAACAAAGGCAGATATAAAAACTTGagtaatgaagaaaaattgacaatgaGAAAACTAAAGAAGAATCTTAATCTTAGTGTTTAACATGAAATGTGGAATATGTGGGCTTGTTTTTAAGCTATTTTCCTTGTGTGATGAGCTCTAAAACCGTTGCTCATAAAATCTTAGGCAAACTTACGGAGGAAGTGAAAATATATATTTCGGTGGCATTATGAtagttttctttaaataatAGATGGAATAAAAGATAGGCTGCAAAAAAACCTCGTAAATGAAGCAAATTTCATTCTTCTACATTTGAAGAGCTTTGAATGAGTAAactatttaaattttctgtgatCATACGTTTTAAAGGGATACGCaaagaatttttctgttctAAATCATTTCAGTGACCTCATGGAAAATGTGGATTTTgagttttctattttattggAGAGAATTTTCTAGGAATAGACATATACATCCTACTCGACAAAATGCTTCACATAATCAACATTAAGTGAGAGAGACGtctctttattttatgtttatttgtAGATGTTTTTGTTTGACTTATTTTACCCTCTTAAATTCCATTGTTTAAGggaaaatttacatttattttctgTCACttgaaaaacacaaataaattcaaataatCTTTTTAACTTGCAAAATTTAACgtttttcattgcaattttgaattaaaaattgacatgACTCCAAATATGAGCATTGAAAAATCCAATAAAGCTGGCAAAATCGATTTCCTTACCTCAAGCCTCCTATGACATTGTCGCGCTCAAAGATAGTAATATCGGCGTATCCTAAACGTGCAAGAAATGTTGCGCATGATATGGATGCAGGTCCACAACCTATCAGTGCTATTTTAGAGTCGCTGAATTGGACTGATTGATTGGGATCCCTGATCTGGGGTATTTTCATGTCCTTGAAGACCTGTAgacagaggaaaaattggcaaaaataaaatactccaaaaaaagaagaaggaaaaaatagtTGCGAGCTCACAATCAGTAGATGATATTTTTTACAAGGCTGATGTATTTTACAAAGATTAAAGAGATCGTTTCCAGAAATATGGCCCAACATTTGCATTAAAATTCTGTACCTAaatatttaagagaaaaaattacttgattACCTAAAAAAAGATCATGACATCAACTTTACAGTAAAGAAGATACTTAAAGGACTCATGACAAATTTGGGTGAAGTTCAATGATTGTCATGCTCAATAAAACATGAAGAAAAGGTCTacctcattcgtaaaaacagtttttcttgTAATAATGGattatgggtttttttttcctacatcggttttaaacaatttatttttgtgttcATTGCTACTGCAGAACAAAAGTCAGACTTACCTCTGTGGCAAATTGTTGAAGACCTCCAATGTTGATCGGCCCTTCCTCAGATGCTTGAAGATTACAACCTCCTACGCATAGGTCACTTGTGGGACAGACCATCCCGCAGGTGAGCCCTAATGGATTATCTGAAAGAATAGCTTTTGCTGCCCCATAATAGTTCTGTAAACAGTAAATACacagaaaattatatttttcatgagATACATTTAATTGTTGGCTAAACTTGAAACTGGACGTCTCACTTTCaacgaaaatataaatttagttctgatacttgcaaaatgtatattattgcaatatttgttgggaatttatttattttaatttgttttctgatcctctaattaattcattttttctatcgtagccttaatttttcttgttttggcagttaaattttttttgtttttcacaaaCCTCCTTTCCGCAATCATCACAATTAGACGTATCAGTTGAGAAGGTTTCCTAAAAATATCTTTCATTTGACTTTTGGGAATTGATTTATTTCCTCAAATTACAGCAATTTTCATACATTGTGATGGTCGGCTGTCAATACAGTCAATTTGTATTGACTGTCCGatggataaaaaaagaaaattagaggCCAAAGTAAGGCAGAAAAAAGCATTAAACTACCTTATTTGAGATGCTGGTGATGAAACTTTTGATGTCCAACTGTGTGGGGCAAGATTTTTGGCACGGCGCATCGGCGCATTTTAGACATCTTGAAGCTTCTCTTAAAGCTCCTCTCTCACTTAATGTTGTAGGTTTGatgtcatcaaaatttttttccagcgagTGTGATCcctgcaaaataaatttttaacagATTGTTACAGAAAGGAACTTCCTAGAAACATAATCGTAAAATGATATTTTCCTGTCCATTTTTTATCTGCTAAGTAGCAATATTGGTTGTAGGTACTTGAAATGAATGAGAGATTTAGATGGACAAAAGCTGAATGATATTGCTGCACAAGCCATCTGCACAGACAGTAAGGCAAATAAAGAAATGGAAGCTAAATACCTATGGTCAATGTAGAAAACAAGAATGGTGAGTTTTGAAATGATATTCCTCTATAATTGAATTCTTGCAATTATTATTCagttaatttgtttttcttcaaaaagaaagcacgaaaattacaaaagaacCCAAGACCATAAAAACGCTTGTTCTAAGTCAGTGGCtcagatttatttttcttt
This window encodes:
- the su(r) gene encoding dihydropyrimidine dehydrogenase [NADP(+)] — encoded protein: MTSHPLLSKDLPDIENVLRLNPKTPKYAKIQPTVRTKAEKLKWKRNASKNCCGSHSLEKNFDDIKPTTLSERGALREASRCLKCADAPCQKSCPTQLDIKSFITSISNKNYYGAAKAILSDNPLGLTCGMVCPTSDLCVGGCNLQASEEGPINIGGLQQFATEVFKDMKIPQIRDPNQSVQFSDSKIALIGCGPASISCATFLARLGYADITIFERDNVIGGLSSTEIPQYRLPYNVVSFEIALMQDLGVKIETGRSLSTDDLTVQKLKADGYSALFIGIGKPQANLIPIFKDLTEEMGFFTSKSFLPKVSRASKPGVCSCRSVLPTLSGSVIVLGAGDTAFDCATSALRCGARKVFVVFRKGFGNIRAVPEEVEAAKAEKCEFIPFHSPKDVIIKDNKIVGMSFYRTEETEDGKWIEDKETVIKLKANFIISAFGSTLNDTKVMEALQPIKLNKQGFPIVNPDTLESSERGIFCGGDVANYSETTVESVNDGKTAAWHIHKFIQETNGGIVEDEPKLPKFYTPIDDVDISVEMCGLKFENPFGLASAPPTTSGAMIRRAFEAGWGFVVTKTFSLVKDLVTNVSPRIVKGSTSRHLYGPEQGSFLNIELISEKTEAYWCKSIKELKADFPSKILIASIMCTFNKADWTELAQKAEAAGADALELNLSCPHGMGESGMGLACGQDPELVRNISIWVREAVSIPFFVKLTPNITEIVTIAKAAYEGKASGVSAINTVSGLMSLKGDGTPWPAVGKKMLTTYGGVSGNATRPMGLRAVSAIARALPGFPILGIGGIDSADVGLQFLHAGATVLQICSSVQNQDFTVIDDYITGLKALLYLQTIPQLGKWDGQSPPTPVHQKGKPVISLKAVVGENVPHFGEYQELREKVTVEIKKNSDPLDGKIEQHRPANSPEKPVPTVQQVVGRSLPMIGVYKNLDNKKQVVALINDDMCINCGKCYMACNDSGYQAITFDPETHLPHVTDDCTGCDLCLSVCPIIDCITMVPKTIPHVIKRGWAMDLNGTVNNVLPCA